The following are encoded together in the Bacillus cereus group sp. RP43 genome:
- a CDS encoding class I SAM-dependent methyltransferase, with protein MEEYDWNSKLTYLKNTRDLYYNDDYLSFLVNTVWKISEPVHIVDYGCGYGYLGLVLLPLLPNGSKYTGIDSGKALIAEARELFRALPYEAEFIEGDATEIDLENKYDIAICHAFLLHMSTPKTMLEKMIHSIKEGGRIICFEPHWMSNMSSYVLEGENQSEIIQLGVLQKLFERDTQRNGRDGNIGMKIPMYLSELGVKNIECRVSDKVNFLDSNLNQNDKQGLYNSLKEEGIASNPGEKQQFIDRLMSRGLTFAEALAQYEAELRFFEVFHIHASLVYAPNMKITFGEIKK; from the coding sequence TTGGAAGAGTATGATTGGAACAGTAAACTAACATATTTAAAAAATACGAGAGATTTATATTACAATGATGATTATTTAAGTTTTTTAGTAAATACAGTTTGGAAGATTTCTGAACCGGTACATATTGTTGATTACGGCTGTGGATATGGTTATTTAGGCTTAGTTTTGTTGCCTTTGCTTCCAAATGGATCAAAATATACAGGCATTGATAGCGGGAAAGCATTAATAGCTGAAGCGAGAGAGTTGTTTCGTGCACTCCCATATGAAGCAGAATTTATTGAGGGGGATGCTACAGAAATTGACTTGGAAAATAAATACGATATAGCAATCTGTCATGCCTTCTTATTACATATGAGTACTCCAAAAACGATGCTAGAAAAAATGATACATTCGATTAAAGAAGGAGGTAGAATAATCTGTTTTGAGCCACATTGGATGTCAAATATGTCTTCATACGTATTAGAGGGAGAGAATCAATCGGAAATCATCCAGCTAGGTGTTTTACAGAAATTATTTGAAAGGGATACACAGAGAAACGGTAGAGATGGCAATATTGGTATGAAAATACCAATGTATTTAAGTGAATTAGGTGTTAAAAATATTGAATGTAGAGTAAGTGATAAAGTGAATTTTTTAGATTCTAATTTAAATCAAAATGATAAGCAAGGATTATATAATTCTCTAAAAGAAGAGGGGATTGCTAGTAATCCAGGTGAAAAACAACAATTTATAGACCGTTTAATGAGTCGGGGCTTAACATTTGCTGAAGCGCTCGCTCAATATGAAGCAGAACTACGATTTTTTGAAGTGTTTCATATACATGCATCTTTAGTGTATGCTCCGAATATGAAAATTACATTTGGTGAAATAAAGAAGTAA
- the argS gene encoding arginine--tRNA ligase yields the protein MEYKTQFAKSLSNIITDELTQNQILDLIETPKQDEFGDAAFPCFSLAKQYKKSPATIAKEVAEKLNDPFFTKIEAVGPYVNVFFNRQTVSDEVLKTILAEKEEYGQNHFGCEKTVVIDYSSPNIAKPFSMGHLRSTMIGNSLKHIAEKCGYEVVGINYIGDWGTQFGKLITAYKKWGNEEVVKEDPIRELFKLYVQFHEEAKENKELEEEGRSWFKKLEEGNEEAVELWNWFRHESLKEFSRIYELLGVEFTNFQGEAFYNDKMEDFIGILEEHDLLEESEGALVVNLEEEGMPPCLIRKSDGATIYATRDLTAALYRQNTYEFDKALYVVGPEQSLHFNQFFTVLKKLGYTWVDGMEHVPFGFILKDGKKMSTRKGRIILLEEVLEEAVALAEQNIEEKNPNLKQKEEVAKQVGVGAVIFHDLKNERMHNIEFSLENMLKFEGETGPYVQYTHARACSILRKESVEFETCTFELKDDYSWSVVKLLNRFPEVTEAAFNKNEPSIISKYVLDVAQAFNKYYGNVRILEENEEKESRIALAYAVTVVLKEGLRLLGVEAPEEM from the coding sequence ATGGAGTATAAAACGCAGTTTGCGAAGAGCTTATCAAATATTATTACGGACGAATTAACGCAAAATCAAATTTTAGATTTAATCGAAACCCCAAAACAAGATGAATTCGGTGATGCAGCGTTCCCATGTTTTTCACTAGCGAAGCAATATAAAAAATCACCAGCTACTATCGCAAAGGAAGTTGCGGAGAAATTAAATGACCCATTTTTTACGAAAATAGAGGCTGTTGGCCCGTATGTAAACGTCTTTTTTAATCGTCAAACAGTAAGTGATGAAGTATTAAAAACAATTTTAGCGGAGAAAGAAGAGTACGGTCAAAATCACTTTGGATGTGAAAAAACGGTAGTTATCGATTATTCCTCTCCTAATATCGCGAAACCTTTTTCAATGGGGCATTTACGTTCTACAATGATCGGCAATTCGCTGAAACATATCGCCGAAAAATGTGGATATGAAGTTGTCGGAATTAATTATATTGGGGATTGGGGAACACAGTTCGGAAAGTTAATTACCGCATATAAAAAATGGGGAAATGAAGAAGTTGTTAAAGAGGATCCAATTCGTGAGTTATTTAAGTTATATGTTCAGTTTCATGAAGAAGCAAAAGAGAACAAAGAACTAGAAGAAGAAGGACGCTCATGGTTTAAAAAACTAGAAGAAGGAAATGAAGAAGCAGTCGAACTTTGGAATTGGTTCCGTCATGAGTCTTTAAAAGAATTTTCTCGTATTTATGAACTTCTCGGTGTGGAATTTACAAACTTTCAAGGAGAAGCTTTCTATAATGATAAAATGGAAGACTTTATTGGGATTTTAGAAGAGCACGACTTACTGGAAGAATCAGAAGGGGCATTAGTCGTTAATTTAGAAGAAGAAGGTATGCCGCCATGTTTAATTAGAAAATCAGATGGTGCTACCATTTACGCAACACGTGATTTAACAGCCGCATTGTATCGTCAAAACACATACGAATTTGATAAGGCTTTATATGTAGTAGGACCCGAACAAAGCTTGCATTTTAATCAATTTTTCACTGTATTAAAAAAGCTTGGCTACACTTGGGTTGATGGGATGGAACATGTACCGTTCGGGTTCATATTAAAAGATGGTAAGAAAATGTCGACACGTAAGGGTAGAATTATTTTATTAGAAGAAGTGCTAGAAGAAGCTGTTGCACTTGCGGAACAAAATATTGAAGAGAAAAATCCGAATTTAAAACAAAAAGAAGAAGTGGCAAAGCAAGTAGGTGTTGGAGCAGTTATCTTCCACGATTTAAAAAATGAGCGTATGCATAATATTGAATTCTCATTAGAAAATATGTTGAAATTTGAAGGGGAAACAGGACCGTATGTACAATACACACATGCGCGTGCTTGTTCAATTTTAAGAAAAGAAAGTGTAGAATTTGAAACGTGTACTTTTGAATTAAAAGACGATTACAGCTGGAGTGTAGTAAAATTACTCAACAGATTCCCAGAAGTAACTGAAGCAGCCTTCAATAAAAATGAGCCATCTATTATTTCAAAATACGTATTAGATGTAGCACAAGCGTTCAATAAATATTATGGAAATGTTCGTATTTTAGAAGAGAACGAAGAAAAAGAGAGTAGAATCGCATTAGCTTATGCTGTGACGGTTGTATTAAAAGAGGGATTACGTTTACTTGGGGTGGAGGCGCCTGAGGAGATGTAA